One Mixta gaviniae genomic window carries:
- the gyrA gene encoding DNA topoisomerase (ATP-hydrolyzing) subunit A codes for MSDLAREITPVNIEEELKSSYLDYAMSVIVGRALPDVRDGLKPVHRRVLYAMSVLGNDWNKPYKKSARVVGDVIGKYHPHGDSAVYDTIVRMAQPFSLRYMLVDGQGNFGSIDGDSAAAMRYTEVRMAKIAHELLADLEKETVDFVPNYDGTEQIPEVLPTKIPNLLVNGSSGIAVGMATNIPPHNLTEVINGCLAYIDDENISVEGLMEHIPGPDFPTAAIINGRRGIEEAYRTGRGKIYIRARGEVETDAKTGRETIVIHEIPYQVNKARLIEKVAELVKDKRIEGISALRDESDKDGMRIVIEVKRDAVAEVVLNNLYSLTQLQVSFGINMVALHQGQPKIMTLKEILEAFVRHRREVVTRRTIFELRKARDRAHILEGLAIALANIDPIIELIRHAPNPAEAKAGLVAQSWELGNVAAMLERAGDNAARPEWLEEEFGIRDGRYHLTEQQAQAILDLRLQKLTGLEHEKLLDEYKELLTQIAELLHILESAERLMEVIREELEAIRDQFGDQRRTEITANSADINIEDLINQEDVVVTLSHQGYVKYQPLSDYEAQRRGGKGKSAARIKEEDFIDRLLVANTHDTILCFSSRGRLYWMKVYQLPEASRGARGRPIVNLLPLEANERITAILPVREYTEGTNIFMATASGTVKKTSLTEFSRPRSAGIIAVNLREDDELIGVALTEGSNEVMLFSAAGKVVRFSEQAVRAMGRTASGVRGIKLAEGDRVVSLIVPQEEGAILTVTQNGYGKRTANSEYPTKSRATQGVISIKVTERNGPVIGAVQVVDGDQIMMITDAGTLVRTRVSEVSVVGRNTQGVILIRTAADENVVGLQRVAEPVEEEELDAIDGSVAEGEEDIAPEVETDDDIPEGEEE; via the coding sequence ATGAGCGACCTTGCCAGAGAAATCACACCGGTTAATATTGAGGAAGAACTGAAGAGTTCTTATCTCGATTACGCCATGTCGGTCATCGTTGGCCGTGCATTACCAGATGTTCGCGATGGCCTGAAGCCGGTCCATCGTCGCGTGCTTTATGCTATGAGCGTGCTGGGGAACGACTGGAACAAACCTTACAAAAAATCTGCCCGTGTCGTTGGCGACGTCATCGGTAAATATCACCCGCACGGCGACTCCGCCGTTTACGACACCATTGTCCGTATGGCCCAGCCGTTCTCGCTGCGCTATATGCTGGTGGATGGCCAGGGCAACTTTGGTTCCATCGACGGCGACTCCGCCGCGGCGATGCGTTACACCGAAGTGCGCATGGCGAAAATTGCCCACGAGCTGCTGGCGGATCTGGAAAAAGAGACCGTCGATTTCGTGCCGAACTATGACGGCACCGAGCAGATTCCGGAAGTCCTGCCGACCAAAATCCCTAACCTGCTGGTGAACGGCTCGTCAGGCATCGCCGTCGGTATGGCCACCAATATTCCGCCGCATAACCTCACCGAGGTCATTAACGGCTGCCTGGCGTATATCGACGATGAGAACATCAGCGTCGAAGGGCTGATGGAGCATATCCCTGGTCCCGATTTCCCGACCGCCGCCATTATCAATGGCCGTCGCGGCATTGAAGAGGCCTACCGCACCGGACGCGGCAAAATCTACATTCGCGCCCGCGGCGAGGTAGAAACCGATGCCAAAACCGGCCGCGAGACCATCGTCATTCACGAAATTCCCTATCAGGTCAACAAAGCGCGCCTGATTGAGAAAGTCGCCGAGCTGGTCAAAGACAAACGTATCGAAGGCATCAGCGCGCTGCGCGACGAGTCCGATAAAGATGGCATGCGCATCGTGATCGAAGTGAAGCGCGACGCGGTAGCGGAAGTGGTGCTGAATAACCTTTACTCGCTGACGCAGCTGCAGGTCTCTTTCGGTATCAACATGGTGGCGCTGCATCAGGGCCAGCCGAAGATCATGACCCTGAAGGAGATTCTGGAAGCCTTCGTGCGTCATCGTCGTGAAGTAGTGACGCGCCGCACCATTTTCGAACTGCGCAAAGCGCGCGATCGCGCCCATATCCTTGAGGGTCTGGCGATTGCGCTGGCGAATATCGATCCGATTATCGAGCTGATCCGTCATGCGCCGAACCCGGCTGAAGCAAAAGCGGGCCTGGTGGCGCAATCCTGGGAGCTGGGCAACGTCGCCGCAATGCTGGAGCGTGCGGGCGATAACGCTGCGCGTCCGGAATGGCTGGAAGAGGAGTTCGGCATCCGTGACGGCCGCTACCACCTGACCGAGCAGCAGGCACAGGCGATCCTCGATCTGCGTCTGCAAAAGCTGACCGGTCTGGAGCATGAAAAGCTGCTGGATGAGTACAAAGAGCTGCTGACGCAGATCGCGGAGCTGCTGCATATCCTGGAAAGCGCCGAGCGCCTGATGGAAGTGATTCGCGAAGAGCTGGAAGCGATCCGCGATCAGTTCGGCGACCAGCGTCGTACCGAAATCACCGCCAACAGCGCCGATATCAATATCGAAGATCTGATCAATCAGGAAGATGTGGTTGTCACCCTGTCGCATCAGGGCTACGTGAAGTATCAGCCGCTTTCAGATTACGAAGCGCAGCGTCGCGGCGGCAAAGGCAAATCAGCCGCGCGCATCAAGGAAGAGGACTTTATCGACCGTCTGCTGGTGGCCAATACCCACGACACCATCCTCTGCTTCTCCAGCCGTGGCCGTCTCTACTGGATGAAGGTCTACCAGCTGCCGGAAGCAAGCCGTGGCGCGCGCGGACGTCCGATCGTCAACCTGCTGCCGCTGGAAGCCAACGAGCGTATCACCGCCATTCTGCCGGTGCGTGAATACACCGAAGGCACCAATATCTTTATGGCGACCGCCAGCGGCACCGTGAAGAAAACCTCGCTGACCGAGTTTAGCCGTCCGCGCAGCGCTGGCATTATCGCCGTCAACCTGCGTGAAGATGACGAGCTGATCGGCGTGGCGCTGACCGAGGGCAGCAACGAAGTGATGCTGTTCTCCGCGGCGGGCAAAGTGGTGCGCTTCTCCGAGCAGGCCGTCCGCGCCATGGGCCGTACTGCCTCCGGCGTACGCGGCATCAAGCTGGCGGAAGGGGATCGCGTGGTATCGCTGATCGTGCCGCAGGAAGAGGGCGCGATTCTGACGGTCACGCAGAATGGCTATGGCAAGCGTACCGCCAACAGCGAATATCCGACCAAGTCGCGTGCGACGCAGGGCGTTATCTCCATCAAGGTGACGGAACGCAACGGGCCGGTTATCGGCGCGGTGCAGGTGGTGGATGGCGATCAGATCATGATGATCACCGATGCCGGCACCCTGGTGCGTACCCGCGTATCGGAAGTCAGCGTAGTTGGCCGTAACACGCAGGGCGTGATCCTGATCCGTACCGCGGCCGATGAGAACGTGGTCGGGCTGCAGCGCGTGGCGGAGCCGGTTGAAGAAGAAGAGCTGGACGCCATTGACGGCAGCGTCGCGGAAGGGGAGGAGGATATCGCCCCGGAAGTGGAAACTGACGATGACATCCCGGAAGGCGAAGAGGAGTAA